The following coding sequences lie in one Labrys wisconsinensis genomic window:
- a CDS encoding tautomerase family protein, which translates to MPFTRISLLRGKSPAYLEAISNSLHQALVDDFDVPAADRFQAFHQHEPGELVFDRHYLGGPRSDDFVLFAVTAGRPRSTEVKQAFYKRLVALLAQSPGIRPEDVMVIITTTSRDEWSFANGGAQMIEAQP; encoded by the coding sequence ATGCCGTTCACCCGCATCTCCCTGCTGCGGGGCAAGAGCCCCGCCTATCTCGAGGCGATTTCCAACAGCCTGCATCAGGCCCTGGTCGACGACTTCGACGTGCCGGCCGCCGACCGGTTCCAGGCCTTCCACCAGCACGAGCCGGGCGAGCTCGTGTTCGACCGCCACTATCTCGGCGGTCCGCGTTCCGACGATTTCGTGCTGTTCGCCGTCACCGCCGGCCGGCCGCGCTCGACCGAGGTGAAGCAGGCCTTCTACAAGCGCCTGGTGGCGCTGCTGGCGCAATCGCCCGGCATCCGCCCCGAGGACGTGATGGTGATCATCACCACCACCAGCCGCGACGAATGGTCCTTCGCCAATGGCGGGGCCCAGATGATCGAGGCGCAGCCATGA
- a CDS encoding SH3 domain-containing protein — protein sequence MSRRVPRLSLLARLGLGGMVGAAILVAGITIHQRWRHGATELPAGPATVAAPAPVATQPRGIDMIGRMLAGKGQDKGADKRLADVTGSIAPPQAPKPALGPVTGLPIPRFVSLKTDRVNVRQGPTRDQSVAFIFQRAGLPIEVTAEFENWRRIRDSEGAEGWVLQNLVSGRRTALVSPWSKEPSLTLHRHADAASPTVARLQPGVLGSIKTCDGEWCHIRGEGFDGWIEQNRLWGAYPGEEVD from the coding sequence ATGTCGCGTCGCGTGCCGCGTTTGAGTCTCCTGGCCCGCCTGGGATTGGGCGGCATGGTCGGCGCGGCCATCCTCGTGGCCGGCATCACCATCCACCAGCGCTGGCGGCACGGGGCCACGGAGCTCCCGGCGGGACCCGCGACCGTGGCCGCGCCGGCACCCGTCGCGACGCAGCCCCGCGGCATCGACATGATCGGGCGCATGCTCGCCGGCAAGGGCCAGGACAAGGGCGCCGACAAGCGGCTCGCCGACGTGACCGGCTCGATCGCGCCGCCCCAGGCGCCGAAGCCGGCGCTCGGTCCGGTGACCGGCCTGCCGATCCCGCGCTTCGTCAGCCTCAAGACCGACCGGGTGAACGTGCGCCAGGGACCGACCCGCGACCAGAGCGTCGCCTTCATCTTCCAGCGCGCCGGCCTGCCGATCGAGGTCACCGCCGAGTTCGAGAACTGGCGCCGCATCCGCGATTCGGAGGGCGCGGAAGGCTGGGTGCTGCAGAACCTGGTCTCCGGCCGGCGCACCGCCCTCGTCTCGCCCTGGTCCAAGGAGCCGTCGCTGACGCTGCACCGGCACGCCGACGCCGCCAGCCCGACGGTGGCGCGGCTGCAGCCCGGCGTGCTCGGCTCGATCAAGACCTGCGACGGAGAATGGTGCCACATCCGGGGCGAGGGCTTCGACGGCTGGATCGAGCAGAACCGGCTGTGGGGCGCCTATCCCGGCGAAGAGGTGGATTGA
- a CDS encoding DUF4865 family protein, producing the protein MIAMQYSFTLPADYDMAIVERRIVEKGPMLDGFPGLAFKAYLSARAGDAGSRENLYAPFYLWEKDEGLSDFLTGEGFVGLTRSFGWPTVRTWIAWQASLSGHLAEAAFATREILATEPHAPLGAIRRSESAAAAADVESGGALAAVAGFEPTTWTRVRFRLWRDKPEGGRDVQVYGVGHMSLGA; encoded by the coding sequence ATGATTGCGATGCAGTACAGCTTCACCCTGCCCGCCGACTACGACATGGCGATCGTCGAACGGCGCATCGTCGAGAAGGGGCCGATGCTCGACGGCTTTCCGGGCCTCGCCTTCAAGGCCTATCTCAGCGCCAGGGCCGGAGACGCCGGCAGCCGCGAGAACCTCTATGCTCCCTTCTATCTCTGGGAGAAGGACGAGGGCCTCAGCGACTTCCTCACCGGCGAGGGCTTCGTCGGCCTGACCCGGTCCTTCGGCTGGCCGACGGTGCGAACCTGGATCGCCTGGCAGGCGAGCCTGTCGGGGCACCTCGCCGAGGCCGCCTTCGCCACGCGCGAGATCCTGGCGACCGAGCCCCACGCCCCGCTCGGTGCCATCCGGCGCAGCGAGAGCGCGGCAGCCGCTGCCGACGTCGAGAGCGGCGGCGCGCTCGCCGCGGTCGCCGGCTTCGAGCCGACGACCTGGACGCGCGTGCGCTTCCGACTCTGGCGCGACAAGCCGGAGGGCGGCCGGGACGTGCAGGTCTACGGCGTGGGCCACATGTCGCTGGGCGCCTGA
- a CDS encoding cupin domain-containing protein — MIIRRAGAGVRRAPDGIASGPFWVEMLLESAVEGENTAMRATLDPGVVTHWHSHPRGQILIVLSGVGLAQRDGGAVAEIRAGDCVWFAADERHWHGAAPESPFSYVSIQAVQGGTAVHWMEPVAERDPS, encoded by the coding sequence ATGATCATCCGCCGGGCCGGTGCGGGCGTCCGCCGCGCGCCCGACGGCATCGCCTCCGGCCCGTTCTGGGTGGAGATGCTGCTGGAGAGCGCCGTCGAGGGCGAGAACACCGCCATGCGGGCGACGCTGGATCCGGGCGTCGTCACCCATTGGCACAGCCATCCGCGTGGACAGATCCTGATCGTGCTTTCCGGCGTCGGCCTCGCCCAGCGTGACGGCGGCGCGGTGGCGGAGATCCGCGCCGGCGACTGCGTCTGGTTCGCCGCCGACGAGCGCCACTGGCATGGCGCGGCGCCGGAAAGCCCCTTCTCCTATGTCAGCATCCAGGCCGTGCAGGGCGGCACCGCCGTGCACTGGATGGAGCCGGTCGCCGAGAGAGACCCGTCATGA
- the irrA gene encoding iron response transcriptional regulator IrrA, producing MPATIRFDHAPEAPRGDTQRTGCPFHDVRSMLRDVGLRPTRQRLALGWLLFQKGDRHITAEILHDEATRARVPVSLATVYNTLHQFTEVGLLREFAVDGSKTYFDTNVDEHHHYFVEGDNQVLDIPGDLTMAAMPAVPEGYEISRVDVIVRLRKK from the coding sequence ATGCCGGCGACGATCCGTTTCGACCACGCCCCCGAAGCCCCGCGCGGCGACACGCAGCGGACGGGGTGCCCGTTCCACGATGTGCGCTCGATGCTGCGTGATGTCGGCCTGCGGCCGACCCGCCAGCGCTTGGCGCTCGGCTGGCTGCTGTTCCAGAAGGGCGACCGGCACATCACCGCCGAAATCCTGCACGACGAGGCCACCCGCGCCCGCGTGCCGGTGTCGCTGGCCACCGTCTACAACACCCTGCACCAGTTCACCGAGGTCGGGCTGCTGCGCGAGTTCGCGGTCGACGGCTCCAAGACCTATTTCGACACCAATGTCGACGAGCACCATCATTACTTCGTCGAAGGCGACAACCAGGTGCTCGACATCCCCGGCGACCTCACCATGGCGGCCATGCCGGCAGTGCCGGAGGGCTACGAGATCAGCCGCGTCGACGTGATCGTGCGCCTGCGCAAGAAATAG
- a CDS encoding putative bifunctional diguanylate cyclase/phosphodiesterase — MGVIRTFRRWHARLSVRYTLFLAALILAFAVEFVCYNIVQSNLAIRQELERHAVYLGRFGADLAAQDLADGRLPELAATMRNFVSRSDIVYARLLDRDRRVVTDGAAAVTPSAAPRDDLLDAALRDRATRISDDGSVLDVAEPVELDGRIVGGLRFGVTLAPMHAAVEEMIRHNLIVVALFLLLVLPVTALAAHRATMPIRRLTESTRRIAAGDLSTTIEITGEDEIAELSRSVSSMVESLSESAAAIRSLTFVDQLTGLPNRERLEQRVTAAVGGLREAGDRVALAVVDLDRFKRVNDALGPDHGDLVLREVADRLAILLEEWREDAMRKSGATYETALARLSADEFGVMVAGPLGEHGLEPVLRRILRAFEADFDLDGHALELKASVGVALAPTDAGDFKTLTQNAGVALDAAKLTGGAAYRFFSPDLDERAYRHLVLESDLRQATARGELEVYFQPQVACSDGRGIGAEALIRWNHPTRGVVTPAEFIPLAEESGLIVDIGTFVLRRVCAQAALWASRGLNPRLSVNVSRAQFQREDFPALVLQILADSGAAPSQLELEITESIAMSDPASVAGQMAPLRAAGVRFAMDDFGTGYSSLSVLTRLPFDVLKIDRSFVSGIDGDTPECRVLVRTVLAMARGLGLEVVAEGVETKIEHSFLRDHQCASAQGFLFAAPMPATRFETWFIAHRRRDARLLQARLRTALLELPEAMRV, encoded by the coding sequence ATGGGTGTGATCAGGACTTTCCGGCGCTGGCATGCACGGCTCTCCGTGCGCTACACGCTGTTTCTCGCCGCGCTGATCCTCGCCTTCGCCGTCGAATTCGTCTGCTACAACATCGTGCAGTCGAACCTGGCGATCCGCCAGGAGCTCGAGCGCCACGCCGTCTATCTCGGCCGCTTCGGCGCCGACCTGGCGGCGCAGGATCTGGCGGATGGGCGCCTGCCCGAGCTGGCGGCGACGATGCGCAATTTCGTCTCCCGCTCCGATATCGTCTATGCCCGGCTGCTCGACCGCGACCGCCGCGTCGTCACGGACGGAGCCGCCGCGGTCACCCCATCCGCGGCCCCGCGGGACGATCTCCTCGACGCAGCCTTGCGGGACCGCGCGACCCGGATCAGCGACGACGGCAGCGTCCTCGACGTCGCCGAGCCGGTCGAGCTCGACGGCAGGATCGTCGGCGGCCTGCGCTTCGGCGTGACGTTGGCGCCGATGCACGCGGCCGTGGAAGAGATGATCCGGCATAACCTGATCGTCGTCGCCCTGTTCCTGCTGCTGGTCCTGCCGGTGACGGCGCTGGCCGCCCATCGCGCCACCATGCCGATCCGGCGGCTCACCGAATCGACGCGCCGCATCGCCGCTGGCGATCTCTCCACCACGATCGAGATCACCGGCGAGGACGAGATCGCCGAGCTCAGCCGCTCCGTCTCCTCCATGGTGGAGAGCCTGTCGGAATCCGCCGCCGCCATCCGCTCGCTCACCTTCGTCGACCAGCTCACCGGCCTGCCCAACCGTGAGCGGCTGGAGCAGCGTGTCACCGCGGCGGTCGGCGGGCTGAGGGAGGCGGGTGACCGCGTGGCGCTGGCGGTGGTCGATCTCGACCGTTTCAAGCGCGTCAACGACGCGCTCGGGCCCGACCATGGCGACCTCGTGCTGCGCGAGGTGGCCGACCGCCTCGCCATCCTGCTGGAGGAATGGCGCGAGGATGCGATGCGCAAGTCCGGCGCGACCTACGAGACCGCGCTGGCGCGCCTGTCCGCCGACGAGTTCGGCGTGATGGTCGCCGGCCCGCTCGGCGAGCACGGCCTCGAGCCGGTGCTGCGCCGGATCCTGCGTGCCTTCGAGGCCGATTTCGATCTCGACGGCCATGCGCTGGAGCTGAAGGCCAGCGTCGGCGTCGCCCTGGCGCCGACGGATGCCGGCGACTTCAAGACCCTGACCCAGAATGCCGGTGTCGCTCTGGATGCGGCCAAGCTCACCGGCGGTGCCGCCTATCGCTTCTTCTCGCCGGATCTCGACGAGCGGGCCTATCGCCACCTCGTGCTCGAATCCGATCTGCGGCAGGCAACGGCGCGCGGCGAGCTGGAAGTCTATTTCCAGCCGCAGGTCGCCTGCTCCGACGGGCGCGGCATCGGCGCCGAGGCGCTGATCCGCTGGAACCATCCGACACGCGGCGTGGTGACGCCGGCCGAGTTCATCCCGCTGGCCGAGGAATCCGGCCTGATCGTCGATATCGGCACCTTCGTGCTGAGACGGGTCTGCGCCCAGGCCGCGCTCTGGGCCAGCCGCGGCCTCAACCCGCGCCTTTCCGTCAACGTCTCCCGCGCCCAGTTCCAGCGCGAGGATTTTCCGGCCCTGGTGCTGCAGATCCTGGCCGACAGCGGCGCGGCGCCGTCACAGCTGGAGCTGGAGATCACCGAATCCATCGCCATGTCGGATCCCGCCAGCGTCGCCGGCCAGATGGCGCCGCTCAGGGCGGCGGGCGTGCGCTTCGCCATGGACGATTTCGGCACCGGTTATTCCAGCCTGTCCGTCCTGACGCGCCTGCCCTTCGACGTCCTGAAGATCGACCGCTCCTTCGTCAGCGGCATCGACGGCGACACGCCGGAATGTCGCGTGCTGGTGCGCACCGTGCTCGCCATGGCGCGCGGCCTCGGGCTCGAGGTGGTGGCCGAGGGGGTGGAGACCAAGATCGAGCACAGCTTCCTGCGCGACCACCAATGCGCCAGCGCCCAGGGCTTCCTGTTCGCCGCGCCCATGCCGGCGACGCGGTTCGAGACCTGGTTCATCGCCCATCGCCGCCGCGATGCTCGCCTGCTGCAGGCGCGGCTGCGCACGGCACTGCTCGAATTGCCCGAGGCGATGCGGGTCTGA
- a CDS encoding adenosine kinase, producing MTDIRFDVLAIGNAIVDVFARTEDDFLVREGLAKGAMILTSEERAEHLYAAMGQSVEISGGSAANTVVGVASLGGRGAYFGKVKADETGRIFTRDLRAQGVHYQTVPLEHGPATARSFIFITPDGERTMNTYLGATHRLGPADIEEEVVRAAAITYMEGYLWDPQDAKDAFLKAAGIAHAAGRRVAITLSDSFCVDRFRAEFLHLMRSGAVDTIFANEQELRSLYETADIDTALRLVREDVRLAVVTRSERGAVAIESGVETAVPAFPIGRLVDTTGAGDLFASGFLFGLASGLPHERSLRLGALAAAEVIQHVGARPEASLKALAQEHGLL from the coding sequence ATGACCGATATCCGTTTCGACGTCCTCGCCATCGGCAATGCCATCGTCGACGTGTTCGCCCGCACCGAGGACGATTTTCTGGTCCGCGAGGGGCTGGCCAAGGGCGCGATGATCCTCACGAGCGAGGAACGCGCCGAGCATCTCTACGCCGCCATGGGCCAGAGCGTCGAGATCTCCGGCGGCTCGGCGGCCAACACCGTGGTCGGCGTCGCCTCGCTCGGCGGGCGCGGCGCCTATTTCGGCAAGGTCAAGGCCGACGAGACCGGCCGCATCTTCACCCGGGACCTCAGGGCGCAGGGCGTGCACTACCAAACGGTGCCGCTCGAGCACGGCCCGGCCACGGCGCGCAGCTTCATCTTCATCACGCCCGACGGCGAGCGGACGATGAACACCTATCTCGGCGCCACCCATCGGCTCGGCCCGGCCGACATCGAGGAGGAGGTGGTGCGGGCGGCCGCCATCACCTACATGGAAGGCTATCTGTGGGATCCGCAGGACGCCAAGGACGCCTTCCTCAAGGCGGCCGGCATCGCCCACGCGGCCGGGCGGCGGGTGGCGATCACCCTGTCGGATTCCTTCTGCGTCGACCGGTTCCGGGCCGAGTTCCTGCACCTGATGCGCTCGGGCGCGGTCGACACCATCTTCGCCAACGAGCAGGAGCTGCGCTCGCTCTACGAGACCGCCGACATCGACACCGCCCTGCGCCTGGTGCGCGAGGACGTGCGGCTGGCGGTCGTCACCCGCTCGGAGCGGGGGGCTGTCGCCATCGAGAGCGGCGTGGAGACCGCGGTGCCGGCCTTCCCGATCGGCCGGCTGGTCGACACGACGGGCGCCGGCGACCTCTTCGCCTCGGGCTTCCTGTTCGGTCTCGCCTCGGGCCTGCCGCACGAGCGCTCGCTGCGGCTCGGCGCCCTCGCCGCGGCGGAGGTGATCCAGCATGTCGGGGCGCGGCCGGAAGCCTCGCTCAAGGCGCTGGCGCAGGAGCACGGGTTGCTGTGA
- a CDS encoding 2-hydroxyacid dehydrogenase: MTVRKKPLVVVTRRLPDTIETRMRELFNARLNLTDEKMSREALAEAVKTADVLVPTVTDRIDRELIEAAGDSLKLIANFGNGVDNIDVEAATARKITVTNTPGVLTEDTADMTMGLILAVARRVPEGARVIPEGNNAWPGWSPTWMLGRRIWGKRLGIIGMGRIGQAVARRAKAFGLQVHYHNRRHVDPAIEAELEATYWDSLDQMLARMDIISVNCPHTPATYHLLSARRLKLIRKDAVIVNTARGEVIDETALAKMLDAGEIAGAGLDVFEHEPAVNPRLVKLAKNNRVVLLPHMGSATIEGRIDMGEKVVVNIRAFMDGHRPPDRVLPSML; encoded by the coding sequence ATGACGGTCAGGAAAAAGCCGCTCGTGGTGGTGACGCGACGCCTGCCCGACACCATCGAGACGCGCATGCGCGAGCTCTTCAACGCCAGGCTCAACCTCACCGACGAGAAGATGTCGCGCGAGGCGCTCGCGGAGGCGGTGAAGACCGCCGACGTGCTGGTGCCCACCGTCACCGATCGTATCGATCGGGAGCTGATCGAGGCGGCCGGCGACAGTCTCAAGCTGATCGCCAATTTCGGCAACGGCGTCGACAATATCGACGTCGAGGCGGCGACCGCCCGCAAGATCACCGTCACCAACACGCCCGGCGTGCTGACGGAGGATACCGCCGACATGACCATGGGGCTGATCCTGGCCGTGGCGCGCCGCGTCCCCGAGGGGGCGCGGGTCATCCCGGAGGGCAACAACGCCTGGCCGGGCTGGTCGCCGACCTGGATGCTGGGCCGCCGTATCTGGGGCAAGCGTCTGGGCATCATCGGCATGGGCCGCATCGGCCAGGCCGTGGCCCGGCGCGCCAAAGCCTTCGGCCTGCAGGTGCACTATCACAATCGCCGCCATGTCGACCCGGCGATCGAGGCGGAGCTGGAGGCGACCTACTGGGATTCGCTCGACCAGATGCTGGCGCGCATGGACATCATCTCGGTCAATTGTCCGCACACGCCCGCCACCTATCACCTGCTCTCGGCGCGCCGGCTGAAGCTGATCCGCAAGGATGCGGTGATCGTCAACACGGCGCGCGGCGAGGTGATCGACGAGACGGCGCTGGCCAAGATGCTCGATGCCGGCGAGATCGCCGGCGCCGGCCTCGACGTGTTCGAGCACGAGCCGGCGGTCAATCCGCGCCTGGTCAAGCTCGCCAAGAACAACCGCGTGGTGCTGCTGCCGCACATGGGCTCGGCCACCATCGAGGGCCGCATCGACATGGGCGAGAAGGTGGTCGTCAACATCCGCGCCTTCATGGACGGCCATCGGCCGCCGGACCGGGTGCTGCCCAGCATGCTGTGA
- the murJ gene encoding murein biosynthesis integral membrane protein MurJ has protein sequence MSFARNAANLGLATLASRVLGFVRDVMVAAALGAGPAADAFVVAFRIPGLLRRLFAEGAFNTAFVPLHGEAAARGEGRLFAEEVFAAVAAGFLLVTALALLAMPLLVALVAPGFARDGGSVELAVALSRITFPYCLATALMVVASAVLNVHGRFTASAYAPALINVVTIAALLAAPHLGWTGQEAAARVLAWAVLIGGLAQCGLVLMALRRAGLGLTLRRPRLTPAVRRFLVLALPGVAAAGITQVNAFVGLVVASPEPGAVAWLYYADRVYQLPLGIVAVAIGVALLPDIVRHSAAGDAAGERHALSRAAEFAAVLSLPAALALMVAATPIVAVLFERGAFGPGDSAATAAALAGFAAGLPAFVAARLLQPLFFARTRMRLPFLVALAGVAADIGLSVALFPSLHQVGIAAAAAASGWLNAALLAWAAWRRGWLRLDAAACRRLPRILAAGLVMAVALAGLVPVLEPWTGTGVPAWLRLAALAALCGGGLAVFLGACLVLGGLDRAGLSAALASRSASAAENTVS, from the coding sequence ATGTCCTTCGCGCGCAATGCCGCCAATCTCGGCCTCGCCACCCTCGCCTCGCGCGTGCTCGGCTTCGTGCGGGACGTCATGGTCGCGGCGGCGCTCGGCGCCGGTCCGGCGGCCGACGCCTTCGTCGTCGCCTTCCGCATCCCCGGCCTGCTGCGCCGCCTCTTTGCCGAGGGCGCCTTCAACACCGCCTTCGTGCCGCTGCACGGCGAGGCGGCGGCGCGCGGCGAGGGCAGGCTCTTCGCCGAGGAGGTCTTCGCCGCCGTCGCCGCCGGCTTCCTCCTGGTGACCGCGCTGGCGCTCCTCGCCATGCCGCTCCTGGTGGCGTTGGTCGCGCCCGGCTTTGCCCGCGACGGCGGCTCGGTCGAGCTCGCCGTCGCCCTGTCGCGCATCACCTTCCCCTATTGCCTCGCCACGGCGCTGATGGTGGTCGCCTCGGCCGTGCTCAACGTCCATGGCCGCTTCACCGCCTCGGCCTATGCGCCGGCGCTGATCAACGTCGTCACCATCGCGGCGCTGCTGGCCGCGCCGCATCTGGGCTGGACCGGGCAGGAGGCCGCCGCGCGGGTCCTGGCCTGGGCCGTGCTGATCGGGGGCCTCGCCCAATGCGGCCTCGTGCTCATGGCGCTGCGCCGGGCCGGGCTTGGCCTCACCCTGCGCCGCCCGCGGCTGACGCCGGCCGTGCGGCGCTTCCTGGTCCTCGCCCTGCCGGGCGTCGCCGCCGCCGGCATCACCCAGGTCAACGCCTTCGTCGGCCTGGTCGTGGCCTCGCCCGAGCCCGGCGCGGTCGCCTGGCTCTATTATGCCGACCGTGTCTATCAGCTGCCGCTCGGCATCGTGGCGGTGGCGATCGGCGTCGCGCTGCTGCCGGACATCGTCCGTCACAGCGCCGCCGGCGACGCCGCGGGCGAGCGCCATGCCCTCAGCCGGGCGGCCGAGTTCGCCGCCGTCCTCAGCCTGCCGGCGGCGCTGGCGCTGATGGTGGCGGCGACGCCGATCGTCGCCGTGCTGTTCGAGCGCGGCGCCTTCGGCCCCGGCGACAGCGCCGCCACGGCCGCCGCTCTCGCCGGCTTCGCGGCGGGGCTGCCCGCCTTCGTCGCCGCCCGGCTCCTGCAGCCGCTGTTCTTCGCCCGCACGCGCATGCGCCTGCCCTTCCTGGTGGCCCTTGCGGGGGTCGCGGCGGATATCGGCCTGTCGGTGGCGCTGTTTCCCAGCCTGCACCAGGTCGGCATCGCCGCTGCGGCCGCCGCCTCGGGCTGGCTCAATGCCGCTCTCCTGGCCTGGGCCGCCTGGCGTCGGGGCTGGCTCAGGCTCGATGCCGCCGCCTGCCGCCGGCTGCCGCGCATTCTCGCCGCCGGCCTCGTCATGGCGGTGGCCCTCGCCGGCCTGGTGCCCGTGCTCGAGCCGTGGACCGGCACCGGCGTGCCCGCCTGGCTGCGGCTGGCCGCCCTCGCGGCCCTGTGCGGCGGCGGCCTTGCGGTCTTCCTCGGCGCCTGTCTCGTCCTCGGCGGCCTCGACCGGGCCGGCCTCAGCGCCGCCCTGGCCTCCCGCTCCGCATCCGCGGCAGAAAACACGGTCTCTTAG
- a CDS encoding LysR substrate-binding domain-containing protein — protein MPRVTFDLDVLRSFVTGMELGSFAKAADRLGRSTSAVSAQLKKLEEQAGTAVFRKAGRGLALTEAGETMLAYARRLLDLNDEAAAALRGIELEGWVRLGLQEDFGESLLPAVLGRFARAHPRVRIEARVVRNAELVERVTAGRLDLALAWSTGLPTPHCEPVLDLPMRWIGPAEGSGPLPAGAEALPLAALEAPCQLRAAATAALDRAGIAWRLAFVSPSLAGLWAAAAAGLGITVRTPVGLPASVRALTPGEGGLPPLPRLGLVLHRAEAEPGPAATRLAEILLQAVRGAAPAAAPRGAEAA, from the coding sequence ATGCCACGGGTCACTTTCGATCTCGACGTCCTGCGCAGCTTCGTCACCGGCATGGAGCTCGGCAGCTTCGCCAAGGCGGCGGACCGGCTCGGCCGCTCGACCTCGGCGGTGAGCGCCCAGCTCAAGAAGCTGGAGGAGCAGGCGGGGACGGCGGTGTTCCGCAAGGCCGGGCGCGGCCTGGCGCTGACCGAGGCGGGCGAGACCATGCTCGCCTATGCCCGACGCCTGCTCGATCTCAACGACGAGGCGGCCGCCGCGCTCCGCGGCATCGAGTTGGAAGGCTGGGTGCGCCTCGGCCTGCAGGAGGATTTCGGCGAGAGCCTGCTGCCGGCCGTACTCGGCCGTTTCGCCCGCGCCCATCCGCGGGTGCGTATCGAGGCGCGCGTGGTGCGCAATGCCGAGCTGGTCGAACGGGTGACGGCGGGCCGGCTCGATCTCGCCCTCGCCTGGAGCACCGGCCTGCCGACCCCGCATTGCGAGCCGGTGCTCGATCTGCCGATGCGCTGGATCGGGCCGGCGGAGGGCAGCGGGCCGCTGCCCGCGGGCGCCGAGGCGCTGCCGCTGGCCGCCCTGGAGGCGCCGTGCCAGCTCAGGGCCGCCGCCACGGCGGCGTTGGACCGCGCCGGCATCGCCTGGCGCCTCGCCTTCGTCAGCCCGAGCCTGGCCGGGCTCTGGGCTGCGGCCGCCGCCGGGCTCGGCATCACCGTCCGCACGCCCGTCGGCCTGCCTGCGAGCGTGCGGGCCTTGACGCCGGGGGAGGGCGGCCTGCCGCCGCTGCCGAGGCTCGGCCTCGTCCTGCACCGTGCCGAGGCCGAGCCGGGGCCGGCCGCCACCCGCCTCGCCGAGATCCTGCTGCAGGCGGTGCGCGGCGCGGCTCCGGCCGCCGCCCCGCGCGGCGCGGAGGCCGCATGA